In the Helianthus annuus cultivar XRQ/B chromosome 11, HanXRQr2.0-SUNRISE, whole genome shotgun sequence genome, one interval contains:
- the LOC110887656 gene encoding uncharacterized protein LOC110887656 — protein sequence MVEYGAAGEGSDVAYAMSWEEFKELVERKFCPSYEKEQMTNKFLNHQMVDVDCRGEIHDIVKAARPRIIDDAAELDNTLTDGLLYGKRYLRNPTWNDLQQLYEVHLENHGIPDMIGSLDCLQWRWYNCPTAWRSQHTQGDQKGPTLVLQAVASYDLWIWSAFFGVAGCMNDINTFECSPLSESYISGTIPKAGFHANGNDYKHGYYLGDGIYPEY from the exons atggtggaatacggtgctGCAGGCGAGGGAAGTGACgtggcttatgccatgagttgggaggaaTTCAAGGAATTAGTGGAAAGAAAGTTTTGTCCCtcctatgaaaaggaacaaatgacaaataagttcctGAACCACCAGATGGTGGATGttgattgtcgagg CGAGATTCATGATAtagtcaaagctgcgagaccccgcataATTGACGATGCGGCCGAACTGGACAACACCTTGACTGACGGACTG ttatatggaaaacgttATTTGAGAAATCCCACTTGGAACGACCTTCAACAACTATACGAGGTGCATCTAGAAAATCATGGAATACCCGACATGATTGGTAGTTTGGATTGTCTTCAATGGCGttggtataattgtccaaccgcatggcgaAGTCAACATACACAAGGTGACCAGAAAGGACCAACTTTGGTTTTACAAGCGGTTGCGTCATACGACCTTTGGATTTGGTCGGCTTTCTTTGGTGTAGCCGGGTGTATGAATGACATTAATACCTTCGAGTGTTCACCATTGTCAGAGAGCTACATTTCTGGAACGATACCAAAGGCCGGTTTTCATGCAAACGGGAATGACTACAAGCATGGCTACTATTTGGGTGATGGTATATACCCGGAGTATTAG